A genomic segment from Lignipirellula cremea encodes:
- a CDS encoding helix-turn-helix domain-containing protein, protein MSIPLRGAQRKSFSNGKTVRLAEEFLAGEENALARAAAESFLNPSQPDHFSYNPWVLYGPTGVGKSLLAQGLLHQLQARDWSTLCIAGVDWAREYADAVETKSVGEMREKYQAYDYLLIEDLHEMAEKKPAQQELVLLIDALLDAGSRLWVTLLAPPTETRGFLPALASRLAEGLATPLRPPGPLVRKELLQRLATASKIKLSGPALATLVESTSGAPLELKQTLLAAAAAAHAAGETLSPAFLAQHLSAARAARRPSLRNITAKVSGRFQLKSSELKSATRRQAVVRARGVAMYIARQLTDKTLEEVGKHYGGRDHTTVLHACRRTEALLHEDPELQKLVEEIAIQLS, encoded by the coding sequence GTGTCGATCCCTCTGCGAGGCGCCCAGCGAAAATCGTTTTCGAATGGGAAGACGGTGCGTCTGGCCGAGGAGTTTCTCGCTGGCGAAGAAAATGCCCTGGCCCGGGCTGCGGCCGAGTCGTTTCTCAACCCGTCGCAACCCGATCATTTTTCCTACAATCCGTGGGTCCTGTACGGTCCCACCGGCGTCGGTAAATCACTCCTGGCTCAGGGTTTATTACACCAGCTGCAGGCCCGCGACTGGTCCACGCTGTGTATCGCTGGCGTCGACTGGGCGCGCGAATACGCCGATGCGGTAGAGACCAAAAGCGTCGGAGAAATGCGCGAGAAGTACCAGGCGTATGACTACCTGTTGATTGAAGACCTCCATGAAATGGCCGAGAAAAAGCCGGCCCAGCAGGAACTGGTGCTGCTGATCGACGCCCTGCTGGATGCGGGCAGCCGGCTCTGGGTAACCCTGCTGGCCCCGCCGACCGAAACCCGCGGTTTCCTGCCCGCACTGGCCAGCCGCCTGGCCGAAGGCCTGGCCACCCCGCTGCGTCCGCCCGGCCCGCTGGTGCGGAAAGAACTGCTGCAGCGACTGGCGACCGCCAGCAAGATCAAACTGTCAGGACCCGCCCTGGCGACGCTCGTGGAAAGCACCTCGGGCGCCCCGTTGGAATTGAAACAGACCCTGCTGGCCGCCGCCGCTGCCGCCCATGCGGCCGGAGAAACGCTCAGCCCGGCGTTCCTGGCGCAGCATTTATCTGCGGCCCGGGCGGCACGTCGTCCCAGTTTGCGAAACATCACGGCCAAGGTCTCCGGCCGGTTCCAGCTCAAATCGTCCGAACTGAAGAGCGCCACCCGGCGCCAGGCCGTGGTGCGAGCCCGGGGCGTCGCCATGTATATTGCACGCCAGTTAACCGATAAAACACTCGAAGAAGTTGGCAAACACTACGGAGGTCGGGACCATACTACCGTCCTGCACGCCTGTCGCCGCACAGAAGCGCTCCTCCACGAAGATCCCGAACTGCAGAAACTGGTCGAAGAAATCGCCATCCAGCTTTCGTAA
- the dnaN gene encoding DNA polymerase III subunit beta, which produces MKLTCDREKFFAAFQIAAAVAPSRSPKPILQSVKLDVGKDEAMLTATDMEVGIRVQASGVTVEQPGAVILPVSRVAAILRESTDDRLDIEADEKGAVIRGQRSEFKLPVQDPSEFPQVAAFNEEKLHELKAGSLRELIRRTSFATDVESARYALGGVLFEFTADGVTAVGTDGRRLAKMECAGKAIGGHEVHDATTIIPTRAAQLIERTLAALAESDDTIQIAARANDVLVRCGAAVLYSRLVEGRFPKWRDVFPQRTNAVKIPLVVGPAYSALRQASIVASNESRGIDFQFGQGSLVLSGSNADHGAARVEMPIPYDGEPITLTLDHRYLADFFKVLDAEKTFTCEIESSDTAALCTTDDGYGYVIMPLQRDRR; this is translated from the coding sequence ATGAAACTGACGTGCGACCGAGAGAAGTTTTTCGCCGCCTTTCAAATCGCCGCAGCGGTGGCGCCCAGTCGTAGCCCCAAGCCAATCCTGCAGAGCGTCAAGCTCGACGTCGGCAAAGACGAAGCGATGCTGACCGCCACCGACATGGAGGTCGGAATCCGCGTTCAGGCCTCCGGAGTGACCGTGGAGCAGCCTGGCGCCGTGATTCTGCCCGTGAGCAGGGTGGCCGCCATCCTTCGCGAGAGCACCGACGACAGGCTCGATATCGAAGCCGACGAAAAAGGCGCCGTGATCCGCGGCCAGCGCAGCGAATTCAAACTGCCGGTCCAGGATCCCAGCGAGTTTCCCCAGGTGGCCGCCTTTAACGAGGAAAAGCTGCACGAGCTGAAAGCCGGCTCTCTCCGCGAGTTGATCCGTCGCACCAGTTTCGCCACCGATGTCGAAAGCGCCCGTTACGCACTCGGCGGCGTCCTGTTCGAATTTACGGCCGACGGCGTGACGGCCGTTGGCACCGACGGTCGTCGTCTGGCCAAAATGGAGTGCGCCGGCAAAGCGATCGGCGGGCACGAAGTGCACGACGCCACCACCATCATTCCCACCCGGGCCGCCCAGCTGATCGAACGTACGCTGGCCGCCCTGGCGGAGAGCGACGACACCATTCAGATCGCCGCCAGGGCGAACGACGTGCTGGTCCGGTGCGGCGCCGCCGTGCTGTACTCGCGACTGGTCGAAGGCCGCTTTCCCAAGTGGCGGGATGTGTTCCCGCAGCGGACTAACGCCGTGAAAATCCCGCTGGTCGTGGGTCCCGCCTATTCGGCCCTGCGGCAGGCCTCGATTGTCGCCAGCAATGAAAGCCGCGGCATCGACTTCCAGTTTGGCCAGGGGTCGCTGGTGCTGTCCGGCTCCAACGCCGACCATGGCGCCGCCCGGGTGGAAATGCCGATCCCCTACGACGGCGAACCGATCACGCTGACCCTGGACCACCGCTACCTGGCCGATTTCTTCAAAGTGCTGGACGCTGAGAAAACGTTCACTTGCGAAATTGAGTCTTCCGATACGGCCGCCCTGTGCACCACCGACGACGGCTATGGCTATGTGATCATGCCCCTGCAACGCGATCGACGCTGA
- a CDS encoding DUF721 domain-containing protein: MDKDYEKEDLANLLFDAARRRQFTKAPKKISGLMSSLLARKGYAQEQTSSDCSAAWAEAAGPRLAKQTRSGSIKRGVLEVFVRNSTVHQELVFQKKQILKKLLHAAASFKIRDIRFKIGVVDFGDDNTPPAGRT, from the coding sequence ATGGATAAGGATTACGAAAAAGAAGATCTGGCGAACCTGCTGTTCGACGCCGCCCGGCGCCGCCAGTTCACCAAAGCGCCCAAGAAAATCTCCGGACTGATGAGCTCGCTCCTGGCCCGCAAAGGCTACGCGCAGGAGCAAACCTCCAGCGACTGTTCCGCCGCCTGGGCGGAGGCCGCCGGACCGCGGCTCGCCAAACAGACCCGTTCCGGCAGTATCAAACGGGGCGTGCTCGAGGTCTTCGTGCGTAATTCAACCGTCCACCAGGAACTGGTGTTTCAGAAAAAACAGATTCTCAAAAAACTGCTGCATGCGGCCGCCTCTTTCAAGATCCGCGACATCCGTTTCAAGATTGGCGTCGTCGATTTTGGCGATGACAACACTCCCCCGGCCGGTCGCACCTGA
- a CDS encoding DNA gyrase subunit B: MDENQPQDPSPESNPETNPEATPEQPLEKQNPPAISYTRGNEKYDSENLQHLSDKEHVRERPSMYIGDTGDRGLHHLVYEVVDNSIDEAMAGYARNISVTINNDNSITVEDDGRGIPVDLHRDLSQEMGREVSTLEGVMTVLKFGGKFEKGAYQASGGLHGVGVTVVNFLSEWAEVEVRRDGHVYQQEYERGEPVGPVSRVGATDRVGTKTTFKPDSQIFRTTVFIYDRLRKRMQELAFLNRGVRIKLHDAIRNDGDSFYYERGIVEYVEHLNRASDVLHNEVVYVQGEETGVGYEIALQYSGELTESLHSYVNNINTTEGGTHVSGFRAALTRSLNNYGKKENMFPKDMQVTGDDFREGLTVVISLRVPEPQFEGQTKTKLGNGEIEGIINSAVGDFLTKHFEENPKTAKIIVRKGILAAEARLAAKKARELVRKKTGLGMGSLPGKLRDCLSKDMEKCELYLVEGDSAGGSAEGGRLRDYQAILPLRGKIINAYKSREDKVLANEEVQSMIRAIGIGIGEEQDLAKRRYDKIIIMTDADVDGSHIRTLLLCFFYRQMYKLVVGGHIYVAQPPLFRVKSKKDVYYVQREEEMRTQLLEKGLSDSVFVDPLQAETIEGERMAELCRLLAVLEQDGLLPLERSGVNLKAHAERMDLQTGQLPVFHVFLGREEHWFVTRKQLEEFLRSREAELGKEISVSDAKNPDIDAEAVDQFHVTELHEVKTINNSLKKLLEFGFDIQSLIPQERTGIEEPRYVLRRGDSETPLEDLRGLLAAIRAAGEKGLQVTRFKGLGEMNAEELRDTTLDPANRTLVRVRMPDVAAADEMFRVLMGEKVEPRREFIEKNAAQVRNLDV, from the coding sequence ATGGACGAAAATCAACCGCAAGATCCGTCCCCCGAGTCGAATCCGGAAACCAACCCGGAAGCCACTCCCGAACAGCCGCTGGAAAAGCAGAATCCTCCTGCCATCAGCTACACGCGCGGGAACGAAAAATATGACAGCGAAAATCTGCAGCACCTGTCGGATAAAGAACATGTGCGCGAACGTCCTAGTATGTATATCGGCGACACCGGCGACCGCGGGCTCCATCATCTGGTTTACGAAGTCGTTGATAACTCGATCGACGAAGCGATGGCAGGCTACGCCAGAAATATCAGCGTCACCATCAATAACGATAACTCCATCACCGTCGAAGACGACGGCCGCGGCATCCCCGTGGATCTGCACCGCGACCTGTCGCAAGAGATGGGACGCGAAGTTTCCACGCTGGAAGGGGTGATGACCGTTCTCAAGTTTGGCGGCAAGTTCGAAAAAGGCGCCTACCAGGCTTCCGGTGGTCTGCACGGCGTGGGCGTAACGGTCGTTAACTTCCTGTCCGAATGGGCCGAAGTAGAAGTCCGCCGCGACGGTCATGTGTACCAGCAGGAATACGAACGGGGCGAACCGGTCGGACCCGTCAGCCGTGTCGGAGCCACCGATCGCGTGGGCACCAAAACCACGTTCAAACCCGATAGCCAGATTTTCCGGACGACCGTGTTTATCTACGATCGTTTGCGGAAGCGTATGCAGGAACTGGCATTCCTGAACCGCGGCGTCCGCATCAAACTGCACGACGCCATCCGCAACGACGGCGATTCCTTCTACTATGAACGCGGTATTGTGGAGTATGTCGAACATCTCAACCGCGCCAGTGATGTTCTGCATAATGAAGTGGTTTACGTGCAGGGGGAAGAAACAGGCGTCGGCTATGAAATCGCCCTGCAGTACTCCGGCGAACTGACAGAAAGCCTGCACTCGTACGTCAATAACATCAATACGACCGAAGGCGGCACGCACGTATCCGGCTTTCGCGCCGCCCTCACCCGCTCGCTGAATAACTATGGGAAAAAGGAGAATATGTTTCCCAAAGATATGCAAGTGACGGGCGACGACTTTCGCGAAGGTCTCACGGTCGTCATCTCGCTCCGCGTGCCTGAACCGCAGTTCGAAGGACAGACCAAAACCAAACTCGGCAACGGTGAGATCGAAGGCATCATCAACTCGGCCGTCGGCGATTTCCTCACCAAACATTTTGAGGAGAATCCCAAGACCGCGAAGATCATTGTTCGCAAAGGCATCCTCGCCGCCGAAGCCCGCCTTGCCGCCAAGAAGGCCCGTGAACTGGTCCGCAAAAAGACCGGCCTCGGCATGGGCAGCTTGCCTGGCAAACTACGCGACTGCCTCAGCAAAGATATGGAGAAATGCGAACTGTACCTGGTGGAAGGCGACTCGGCCGGCGGCAGCGCCGAAGGCGGGCGACTGCGCGATTACCAGGCCATCCTGCCCCTGCGAGGCAAGATTATCAATGCCTATAAATCACGCGAAGATAAAGTCCTGGCCAACGAAGAAGTCCAGTCGATGATCCGCGCCATTGGCATTGGCATCGGCGAAGAACAGGATCTTGCCAAACGCCGGTATGACAAAATCATCATCATGACCGACGCCGACGTCGACGGCAGTCATATCCGTACCTTGCTACTGTGCTTCTTCTATCGGCAAATGTACAAACTGGTGGTTGGCGGACATATCTATGTGGCCCAGCCGCCTTTGTTCCGCGTGAAGAGCAAGAAGGATGTGTACTACGTCCAGCGCGAAGAAGAAATGCGAACGCAGCTGCTGGAGAAAGGTCTCTCTGACTCCGTGTTCGTCGATCCGCTCCAGGCGGAAACGATCGAAGGCGAACGGATGGCCGAACTTTGTCGCCTGCTGGCCGTGCTGGAACAGGACGGCCTGCTGCCGCTGGAACGCAGCGGCGTTAATCTTAAAGCACACGCCGAACGGATGGACCTGCAGACCGGCCAGTTGCCCGTCTTCCATGTGTTTCTGGGACGTGAAGAGCACTGGTTTGTCACCCGCAAGCAGCTGGAGGAATTTCTCCGCTCGCGCGAAGCGGAACTCGGCAAAGAGATCTCCGTCAGCGACGCCAAGAATCCTGATATCGACGCCGAAGCGGTCGACCAGTTCCACGTGACGGAGCTACACGAAGTCAAAACAATCAACAACAGCTTGAAAAAGCTGCTGGAATTTGGTTTCGACATCCAGTCGCTGATCCCGCAGGAGCGGACGGGCATCGAAGAGCCGCGTTACGTGCTCCGCCGCGGCGATTCCGAAACCCCGCTGGAAGATCTCCGCGGGCTCCTGGCCGCCATCCGGGCCGCCGGCGAAAAAGGCCTCCAGGTGACCCGCTTTAAAGGTCTGGGCGAAATGAACGCGGAAGAACTCCGCGACACCACCCTGGACCCGGCCAACCGCACGCTCGTGCGAGTCCGCATGCCCGACGTCGCCGCCGCCGACGAAATGTTCCGCGTCCTCATGGGCGAAAAAGTCGAACCCCGCCGCGAATTCATCGAAAAGAACGCCGCCCAGGTCCGCAACCTCGACGTCTAA